In Methanosphaera sp. ISO3-F5, a genomic segment contains:
- a CDS encoding Ig-like domain-containing protein translates to MTHKKLIFSVLVLLFVIGLSAVNATDTQTDNTTSNINTDFTSTENTDTFTENMAQETKLAQETPVKRINKTKQTNTKESSHSVNNYDDLYNTLTNEESDETVTVSLDGDEKYTITNRIIVNKNIKNLTINGNGRIIDGDGLHTFLYINQSCNLVVNNVTIQNCLEKQTVTDNDMLQIIMYDGVIQLNQGTVLLNNTHLLNNQATGLTVFPLGLDANNAFFNENPEYTSNVTILNSEFNNNKGYESSAILYVGTKGSSFYMNNTMITSNGKKDNNISISGAVAIETNGNIKIENSEFNSNYAAEVSSALVIINFNNNTSINNCSFKSNKINKSDEEESGRARADGAVSIQSFGYVDINNTVFESNSAKSYSALVLQGYGVNNITNSKFLNNAAKTSGTIGYYSLTRDEVEHLPEEINIILVDEAALNIDNSTFEKNRAESVNSDETGGAIYAEYANVNINNTRFTGNTLNSSLSYGGAIYVNNTNLTVNNSYFSSNYAINGGAICYNDDEGSKLIIDNTTFEKNAVNDKGETIAFGGALYIETNGNTTITGSTFKENHADYTGIIYYDTENENSNLLINGTKFDSNGNTNALDAAVLSIVKSYNTVINNSEFTSNTGAYGAIMASNMGSLIVENTLFESNKAVYYAGALNTFNNGNMTLANNTYRENWGDDAAAVDYYGFVNTTLKVIGTEFDSNGGYDETLGVTSATGAMRIETLGEAEILGSNFHDNFGDNEGVLSYKGYTFINRTLNDTVYDKRYIYYLYYEYKDYTNLTIKDTNFTSNKGTNTTTLVLYDGNVTLDNVNFYNNTLKSVNNKYTGQGLVICSNSTLSINNSNFEGNGLPADLDYSTANISETYASVIWQMKNNMIINNSNFTSNLGGLYGAVIIADNGPIGPTEVSLEDYIRTIILNHQVKSTTIDNTIIENNKAIVKEVSVEEWSGEKILINLAPGILNSFGHLIVNHSQFISNKVENLVGEEYDIKIDYGVISFEHGESGNDYQGHTPYRCDVTNNEFYDNDPSNFIVKNSQIVIRNSTNPWSDDIRFDDGYIPTFGNATIYLNDETQGKQDNLTSDIEVIHYDWSESDIINIRNTRIENPIDEKTFTCRVVIDQNESSKYYDTQTFYNNTYYFVMPHDYILTVNATSPVELSNTTTIKGRAYFNTSNGEIVTLNNQDIELYIDGEYINSTQTNNNGEYEFTYTTKALGTHNVTVQINKTKTSPLLSNKTTFDVNIKTHIILDCNDTLIGQATIIHGTLKDIQDNIMPHTDLVIFVDNEEYDVKTDENGEFSFSYVPTNLGNNYVIALFAGNTTHLTSENDTIFHATKINTTTTATTPETIDGKVTFNVEVNGKDGKKITSGTLIIYDEEGEIVTAQKIKDTTTVSISTLPSGTYTLNVTYIGNDTYNPSSTTTRITIKPEAQISIDVLNDTEGNVQVEVTVTDDNGEALPGQTVEITLPDGTKSNKTTNSEGKIIITDTTTPPGNAKITATIPSDKKIIGDSQTKAFTIEPDYPKIIDEMNKTSVITAIPENGSVDDNKVTVTIDNKLGTPISNAPITITNSKGEKIGNATTDENGVAIIPVKTKAGTEKITVTYPGNNNYKPASTTVSITTTKNNVTVTVDPVNGIIGENIILTAHVLDTKGNPVNGGNLVFKLNGKTLRNDGRFDSNAPVMKFKVENGIVTATINADLYLRNTKNITASYSGTYKYEEAKSSTVTAQIKKRNAKITVTTSPRTQKQYNTIKFTAKLTDTTPNTKNKTAMSTATKVIFKVNGKTIKDNKGKNVQVKVVNNTATYKYTVPAGMGGVNNDGTIRDYDVEAVLVSDTYYPDTRDTGVFHVERSPVTINIAKTSVNSKNVLSVQATIKDYKGKNVIGTNQVNIKINGRSYVNPSTGKTQNFQVTDGKINLKNIQLDKTIKVKSVMIVTGDRQAYLGARNETSKIVKV, encoded by the coding sequence TTGACACATAAGAAATTAATATTCAGTGTATTAGTTTTATTATTTGTTATTGGTTTAAGTGCCGTGAATGCTACAGACACACAAACAGATAACACGACAAGCAATATTAACACAGATTTTACCAGCACAGAAAACACTGACACATTCACTGAAAACATGGCACAGGAAACAAAATTGGCACAGGAAACACCCGTGAAAAGAATTAATAAAACTAAACAAACTAATACAAAGGAATCTTCACATAGTGTTAACAACTATGATGATTTATACAATACACTGACAAATGAAGAAAGTGATGAAACAGTCACAGTATCATTAGACGGTGATGAAAAATACACTATCACAAATAGAATAATAGTGAACAAGAACATAAAAAATCTTACCATAAATGGTAATGGCAGAATAATTGATGGTGATGGATTACACACATTCCTTTACATTAACCAGTCATGTAATTTAGTTGTAAACAATGTTACAATACAAAATTGTCTTGAAAAACAAACAGTGACCGACAATGATATGCTTCAGATAATTATGTATGATGGTGTGATACAGTTAAACCAGGGAACAGTATTATTAAATAATACTCATTTATTAAACAATCAGGCTACAGGATTAACTGTTTTCCCACTCGGATTAGATGCAAATAATGCATTCTTTAATGAAAATCCTGAGTATACCTCAAATGTAACCATACTTAATTCAGAATTTAATAATAACAAGGGTTATGAAAGTAGTGCAATCCTGTATGTTGGAACTAAGGGAAGTTCATTTTACATGAATAACACCATGATTACTTCTAATGGTAAAAAAGATAATAACATCTCCATAAGTGGAGCTGTAGCTATTGAAACAAATGGTAATATTAAGATTGAAAATTCAGAGTTTAATTCAAACTATGCTGCTGAGGTTAGCAGTGCACTTGTCATAATAAATTTTAATAATAATACCAGTATAAATAATTGTTCATTCAAGTCAAATAAAATAAACAAGAGTGATGAAGAAGAAAGTGGCCGAGCAAGAGCAGATGGCGCAGTTTCTATCCAATCATTCGGATATGTTGACATAAATAACACAGTATTTGAATCTAACTCTGCAAAATCTTATAGTGCATTAGTACTGCAAGGATACGGTGTTAACAATATAACAAATTCCAAATTCTTAAACAATGCAGCAAAAACTAGTGGAACAATTGGATATTACTCACTTACCCGAGACGAAGTAGAACACTTGCCAGAAGAGATTAACATTATCCTTGTTGATGAAGCAGCATTAAACATAGACAACTCCACATTCGAGAAAAACCGTGCTGAGAGTGTTAACTCCGATGAAACAGGTGGAGCAATATATGCTGAGTACGCAAATGTTAACATTAACAATACACGATTTACGGGCAACACTTTAAACAGCAGTTTATCATATGGTGGGGCAATATATGTTAATAACACTAATTTAACTGTGAATAACTCGTATTTCTCATCAAACTATGCTATAAATGGTGGAGCAATATGTTATAATGACGATGAAGGTTCAAAGTTAATCATTGACAACACAACATTTGAAAAGAATGCCGTTAACGATAAAGGTGAAACAATTGCATTCGGAGGAGCATTATACATAGAAACAAATGGTAACACCACAATAACTGGTTCAACATTCAAAGAAAACCATGCAGACTACACAGGTATCATCTACTATGATACTGAAAATGAAAACAGTAACCTATTAATCAATGGTACAAAATTTGATTCCAATGGAAACACAAATGCATTGGATGCTGCAGTATTAAGCATAGTAAAATCATACAATACAGTTATTAATAATTCAGAATTCACTTCAAACACTGGAGCATACGGGGCAATAATGGCAAGCAACATGGGATCATTAATAGTTGAAAACACATTGTTTGAATCCAATAAAGCAGTGTACTATGCTGGTGCATTAAACACTTTCAATAACGGAAACATGACCCTAGCCAATAACACTTACCGTGAAAACTGGGGTGATGATGCGGCAGCTGTAGACTATTATGGTTTTGTTAACACTACATTAAAAGTGATCGGCACAGAATTTGACTCTAACGGAGGATACGATGAAACATTAGGTGTTACAAGTGCAACTGGTGCTATGAGAATAGAAACTCTGGGAGAAGCTGAAATACTAGGTTCAAACTTCCATGATAACTTTGGAGATAATGAGGGAGTGTTAAGTTATAAGGGATATACCTTTATTAACAGAACACTTAACGATACAGTGTATGATAAGAGGTACATTTATTATCTTTATTATGAGTATAAGGATTACACTAACTTAACCATAAAAGATACAAATTTCACTTCAAACAAGGGAACAAACACGACAACATTAGTGCTTTATGATGGAAATGTTACCCTGGATAATGTGAACTTTTATAACAATACCTTAAAAAGCGTAAACAACAAATACACCGGACAGGGCCTTGTAATATGCAGTAATTCAACCTTATCAATAAACAACAGTAACTTTGAAGGAAACGGACTGCCCGCAGACCTGGATTATTCTACCGCCAATATTAGTGAAACTTATGCTTCCGTAATATGGCAAATGAAGAATAATATGATAATAAACAACAGTAATTTCACTTCAAACCTTGGAGGACTTTACGGTGCAGTCATAATAGCAGACAATGGTCCAATAGGCCCAACAGAAGTATCCCTTGAGGATTATATTAGAACAATAATACTTAACCATCAAGTAAAATCAACAACAATAGACAATACAATAATAGAAAATAATAAAGCTATAGTAAAAGAGGTATCAGTTGAAGAATGGAGTGGCGAAAAAATATTAATTAACCTTGCTCCAGGTATACTGAACAGCTTTGGTCATTTAATAGTAAATCATTCCCAGTTTATTTCAAATAAAGTAGAAAACCTAGTAGGTGAAGAATATGATATTAAAATAGACTATGGTGTAATCTCCTTTGAACACGGAGAAAGCGGAAACGATTATCAAGGACATACCCCATATAGATGTGATGTGACAAACAATGAATTCTATGATAATGACCCATCCAATTTCATAGTTAAAAACAGTCAAATAGTAATAAGAAATTCAACAAATCCTTGGAGTGATGACATAAGATTCGATGACGGATACATTCCAACCTTTGGTAACGCAACAATATACCTTAATGACGAAACTCAAGGAAAACAGGACAATCTTACCTCAGACATTGAAGTAATTCACTATGATTGGAGTGAATCTGATATCATCAATATACGCAATACACGTATTGAAAACCCTATCGATGAAAAAACATTTACATGCCGAGTAGTAATTGACCAAAATGAAAGTTCCAAATATTACGACACCCAAACATTCTATAATAACACGTACTACTTCGTCATGCCACATGATTACATATTAACTGTCAATGCAACCAGCCCAGTTGAACTGTCAAACACCACAACAATCAAAGGCAGAGCATACTTTAATACAAGCAATGGAGAAATAGTAACATTAAACAATCAAGACATTGAATTATACATAGACGGAGAATACATTAACAGCACACAAACAAACAATAACGGAGAATATGAATTCACATACACAACCAAGGCACTGGGAACACACAATGTAACAGTACAAATAAACAAAACAAAAACATCACCATTACTAAGCAATAAGACAACCTTTGATGTTAACATAAAAACACATATAATACTAGACTGTAATGACACACTCATAGGACAGGCAACAATTATCCACGGAACATTAAAAGACATACAGGACAACATAATGCCTCACACAGACCTGGTTATCTTCGTAGACAATGAAGAATATGATGTGAAAACTGATGAAAACGGAGAATTCAGCTTCAGCTACGTTCCAACAAATCTCGGAAATAACTATGTGATAGCATTATTTGCTGGAAACACAACACACCTCACCAGCGAAAACGACACAATATTCCATGCAACCAAGATAAACACAACAACCACAGCAACAACACCAGAAACAATAGATGGAAAAGTAACATTTAACGTGGAAGTAAACGGAAAAGATGGTAAAAAGATTACAAGCGGAACATTAATCATATACGATGAAGAAGGTGAAATAGTAACAGCACAGAAGATAAAGGACACTACAACCGTTAGCATATCAACTCTTCCAAGCGGAACATACACCTTAAATGTAACATACATTGGTAATGATACGTACAACCCATCAAGTACAACCACCCGGATAACTATTAAGCCAGAAGCACAAATAAGCATAGATGTACTTAATGACACCGAAGGAAATGTTCAAGTAGAAGTAACAGTAACAGATGACAATGGTGAAGCATTACCTGGCCAGACAGTGGAAATAACATTACCTGATGGAACAAAATCCAATAAAACAACCAACTCAGAGGGTAAAATAATTATTACTGATACAACAACACCACCAGGAAATGCAAAAATCACGGCAACAATCCCTAGTGATAAAAAAATAATAGGAGATTCACAGACAAAAGCGTTTACAATAGAACCTGACTATCCAAAGATCATAGATGAAATGAATAAAACAAGTGTAATAACAGCAATACCTGAAAATGGAAGTGTAGATGACAACAAAGTAACAGTGACAATAGACAACAAACTAGGCACACCAATAAGTAACGCACCAATCACAATAACAAACAGTAAAGGCGAAAAAATAGGCAATGCTACAACAGATGAAAACGGAGTAGCAATCATACCAGTAAAAACCAAAGCAGGAACAGAGAAAATAACAGTAACATACCCTGGAAACAATAACTACAAGCCAGCAAGCACAACAGTAAGCATAACAACCACCAAAAACAATGTAACAGTAACAGTAGACCCAGTAAATGGAATAATAGGCGAAAACATTATACTAACAGCACACGTACTTGATACTAAAGGTAATCCTGTGAATGGTGGAAACCTAGTGTTCAAACTAAACGGTAAAACACTAAGAAATGATGGCAGATTCGACAGCAATGCCCCTGTAATGAAGTTCAAAGTAGAAAATGGTATTGTAACTGCAACAATTAATGCAGACCTATACCTACGTAACACTAAAAACATAACCGCATCCTACAGTGGAACATACAAGTACGAAGAAGCAAAAAGCAGCACAGTAACCGCACAAATCAAGAAACGAAACGCTAAAATAACAGTAACAACCAGTCCTAGAACACAGAAACAATACAATACAATCAAATTCACAGCAAAACTAACCGATACAACACCAAACACCAAGAACAAGACCGCAATGAGCACAGCTACAAAGGTAATATTCAAGGTAAACGGCAAAACAATAAAAGACAACAAAGGCAAAAACGTACAGGTAAAAGTTGTTAACAACACAGCAACATACAAGTACACTGTACCAGCAGGTATGGGTGGTGTTAATAATGATGGTACAATCAGAGATTATGATGTTGAAGCAGTGCTGGTAAGTGACACTTACTACCCAGATACTAGAGACACTGGCGTATTCCATGTGGAGAGAAGTCCTGTGACAATCAACATAGCAAAGACAAGTGTTAACAGTAAGAATGTTCTAAGTGTACAGGCAACAATCAAGGATTATAAGGGTAAGAATGTGATAGGAACTAACCAGGTGAACATTAAGATTAATGGTAGAAGCTATGTTAACCCTAGTACTGGTAAGACACAGAACTTCCAGGTCACTGATGGTAAAATAAATCTTAAGAATATTCAGTTAGATAAGACTATTAAGGTTAAGAGTGTTATGATTGTGACTGGTGATCGTCAGGCATATCTTGGAGCTCGTAATGAGACAAGTAAAATAGTTAAAGTATAA